A genomic stretch from Taeniopygia guttata chromosome 9, bTaeGut7.mat, whole genome shotgun sequence includes:
- the PLCH1 gene encoding 1-phosphatidylinositol 4,5-bisphosphate phosphodiesterase eta-1 isoform X4 produces the protein MSSWSLEKKSCPQYCRHFLADNGAFHVERCMSVMQSGTQMVKLKSGTKGLVRLFYLDEHRSCIRWRPSRKSEKAKIVIDSIYKVSEGRQSELFHRHAEGSFEPSCCFTIYHGSHLESLDLITANPEEARTWVTGLKYLLAGISDEDSLAKRQRTHDHWVKQTFEEADKNGDGLLTIEEIHQLMHKLNVSLPRRKVRQMFQEADTDENQGTLNFEEFSVFYKMMSLRRDLYLLLLSYSDKKDHLTAEELAQFLRVEQKMNNVTPEYCLDIIQKFEVSEENKKQNVLGIEGFTRFMRSPACEVCNPLHRHVHQDMQQPLCHYFIASSHNTYLSGDQLLSQSRAEMYARVLQAGCRCVEVDCWDGPDGEPVVHHGYTLTSKILFRDVAETINKYAFIKNEFPVILSIENHCSIQQQKKIAQYLKEIFGDKLDLSSVSTGDPRQLPSPQDLKGKILVKGKKLPCSLGADAEEGEVSEEDSADEIEDDCKLKPCFSNGATQHQVESFIRTKLESLLKESQIRDKEDPDSFTVRALLKATHQSFSGNLKQNLDTKEGGKKSHGRSLMGNFGKHKRAAKAAAKAHSASDDEDGQQHPPGKEPGQPHSRLARRRKTVKLCRALSDLVVYTNSVAAQDIVDDGSTGNVLSFSETRAHQAVQQKAEQFMLYNQRQLTRVYPSAYRIDSSNFNPVPYWNVGCQLVALNYQSEGRVMQLNEAKFRVNGNCGYVLKPQQMCKGTFNPYSADPLPASPKKQLILKIISGQQLPKPPDSMLGDRGEIIDPFVEVEIIGLPVDCCKDQTRVVDDNGFNPVWEETLTFTIHMPEIALVRFLVWDHDPIGRDFVGQRTVAFSSLVPGYRHVYLEGLTEASIFVHIIINETYGKGKQLMGLRGLFSKAPKAGSAEAGGHHVRKRSIGERILRRTASAPAKGRKKSKMGFLEAAEIKDSASEPADLKDKEGVVRRPKRSSQARPASMPVDRFLMVELPCPAEDTAQEAKGEESTSANSDDNTNEKETSLKELGFPPSEQNSNASNVASQLKHENDQQDSTADCLVPPTQEQPEHLVFANGVAQANHLVDYQENNLSDGTVPLMQDSDSELPTEKLHHKNCADGKKEDDTKGSKEGKISLMGTSLSQNAEVENHKYDTKKSTAAPLSLSSAVCSEGPDCHSTVVLQDSDISHLIDEVSLSTESELDSAVSTLMGQLDGTDDQTPLPPVSSPHGSSSQTPRVGAAVPHVFAADLSSPCRHNFTPTKSNKSSLFSTPDTAMFSSLEDAEYSTYTIIHEASPASECKSHGALVCKKRLNNLESNLPGSCSSSLSLLNANPKRNCATKSGPSWEAPECTSSFGSNSLIFEEALGPPVPGERSDSSSLQEVDGDRQDLLVTAREYRREDMSQLASPVSLRQRQEPGHGAGRTSGSCDSAGAVWQQPSGKRQAAVRVPQHSPACPLLPGALPFPPHPAIQQSSPCKSKSLGDLTSEDISCNFESKYQYISRSFISSGLRDRKAAAMRGVRPHSTDALTEQLRRLLALEQEESREPLCPWQPAQDSREPLCPWQPAQEDSPYPWQQQEDSREPLCPRQQEDSPCPRQQEDSPCPRQQEDSPCPRQQPDEPCPRALVRKLSSRSQSRVRNIASRARERQEAAGRPRPSGGGAVPAVVLRSRAGPPPLAANRHSTGSCIGSYLRGLHGCPAERRGVPEGACAGLGCAELPLPPAAPEQPEVYFLLRL, from the exons TTGAAAGATGCATGAGTGTGATGCAGTCTGGGACGCAGATGGTGAAGCTGAAGAGTGGAACCAAGGGGCTGGTCCGTCTCTTCTACCTGGACGagcacaggagctgcatccGATGGAGGCCCTCCCGCAAGAGCGAAAAGGCAAAAA TTGTCATCGACTCCATTTACAAAGTCAGCGAGGGCCGGCAGTCCGAGCTCTTCCACCGCCACGCCGAGGGCAGCTTcgagcccagctgctgcttcacGATTTACCACGGCAGCCACCTGGAGAGCCTGGACCTGATCACGGCCAACCCCGAGGAGGCTCGCACCTGGGTGACGGGGCTCAAGTACCTCCTGGCCGGGATCAGCGACGAGGACTCGCTCGCCAAGCGCCAGAGAACGCACGACCA CTGGGTGAAGCAGACCTTCGAGGAGGCTGACAAGAACGGGGACGGGCTGCTGACCATCGAGGAGATCCACCAGCTGATGCACAAGCTGAACGTCAGCCTGCCCCGCAGGAAGGTCCGACAGATGTTCCAG GAAGCAGACACAGATGAGAACCAAGGAACCCTGAACTTTGAAGAATTCTCAGTGTTTTACAAGATGATGTCCTTGCGTCGGGATCTCTACCTGCTGCTGCTAAGCTACAGTGACAAGAAGGATCATCTCACTGCTGAGGAGCTGGCCCAGTTCCTGAGGGTGGAACAGAAG ATGAATAATGTGACACCAGAATATTGTCTGGACATCATACAGAAGTTTGAAGTgtcagaagaaaacaagaagcaAAATGTTCTTGGGATTGAAG GCTTCACCCGCTTCATGCGCAGCCCGGCGTGCGAGGTGTGCAACCCGCTGCACCGCCACGTGCACCAGGACATgcagcagcccctgtgccaCTACTTCATCGCCTCCTCCCACAACACCTACCTGAGCGGGGACCAGCTGCTCTCCCAGTCCCGGGCCGAGATGTACGCGCGCGTGCTGCAGGCCGGCTGCCGCTGCGTCGAAG TGGATTGCTGGGATGGCCCAGATGGGGAGCCAGTGGTGCACCATGGCTACACCCTGACTTCCAAAATCCTCTTCCGGGACGTGGCAGAAACCATCAATAAATACGCCTTCATCAAAAACGA GTTCCCAGTGATCCTGTCCATTGAAAACCACTGCAGTATTCAACAGCAAAAGAAGATCGCCCAGTACCTCAAGGAGATATTTGGTGACAAACTGGACTTGTCATCTGTGAGCACTGGAGATCCCAGACAGCTTCCCAGCCCTCAggatttaaaagggaaaatcctAGTGAAG gGTAAGAAGTTGCCCTGCAGCCTTGGAGCAGATGCTGAGGAAGGAGAGGTTTCAGAAGAGGACAGTGCTGATGAAATTGAGGATGACTGCAAATTAAAGCCCTGCTTT AGCAACGGTGCAACCCAGCACCAGGTGGAATCTTTTATACGAACGAAACTGGAGTCTCTGCTAAAAGAATCCCAGATCAGGGACAAAGAGGATCCTGACAGCTTCACTGTGAGAGCCCTGCTGAAGGCAACTCACCAGAGTTTCAGTGGGAACCTGAAGCAG AACTTGGACACAAAAGAAGGTGGAAAAAAGTCTCATGGTCGATCATTAATGGGGAACTTCGGTAAACACAAG AGAGCTGCAAAGGCAGCGGCCAAAGCCCACAGCGCCTCGGACGATGAGGATGGCCAGCAGCACCCCCCGGGCAAGGAGCCGGGCCAGCCCCACAG CAGGCTCGCCCGCCGCAGGAAGACAGTGAAGCTGTGCCGGGCCCTGTCGGACCTGGTGGTGTACACCAACTCCGTGGCAGCCCAGGACATCGTGGATGATG GCTCCACAGGGAACGTGCTGTCCTTCAGTGAGACCAGAGCCCACcaggcagtgcagcagaagGCTGAGCAGTTCATGCTGTACAACCAGAGGCAGCTGACCAGGGTCTACCCCTCAGCCTACCGGATCGACTCCAGCAACTTCAACCCTGTTCCTTACTGGAATGTGGGCTGCCAGTTAG TGGCTCTAAACTACCAGTCTGAGGGACGTGTGATGCAGTTAAATGAAGCAAAATTCAGGGTAAATGGCAACTGTGGTTATGTCCTCAAACCTCAGCAGATGTGCAAAG GCACATTCAACCCCTACTCTGCTGATCCGCTTCCTGCCAGCCCTAAGAAGCAGCTTATTCTGAAGATCATCagtgggcagcagctccccaagCCTCCTGACTCAATGCTGGGGGACAGAGGAGAG ATAATAGATCCATTTGTTGAGGTGGAGATTATTGGGTTACCTGTTGACTGCTGTAAAGATCAGACCAGGGTGGTGGATGACAATG GGTTCAATCCTGTGTGGGAGGAGACCCTCACCTTCACCATCCACATGCCCGAAATTGCCCTGGTGCGGTTCCTCGTCTGGGACCACGATCCCATCGGGAGAGACTTTGTGGGGCAGAGAACTGTGGCCTTCAGCAGCCTCGTGCCTG GCTATCGCCACGTGTATTTAGAAGGACTGACAGAAGCTTCCATCTTTGTTCACATAATCATTAATGAGACCTATGGAAAG GGCAAGCAGCTGATGGGGCTCCGAGGGCTGTTCTCCAAGGCGCCCAAGGCGGGCAGCGCCGAGGCCGGCGGGCACCACGTGCGCAAGCGCTCCATCGGCGAGCGCATCCTGCGGCGCACGGCCAGCGCCCCGGCCAAGGGCAGGAAGAAGAGCAAGATGGGCTTCCTGGAGGCTGCTGAGATTAAGGACAGTGCCTCTGAGCCTGCAGACCTGAAGGACAAGGAAGGGGTGGTGCGGCGGCCGAAGCGCAGCTCGCAGGCACGTCCCGCGTCCATGCCCGTGGACAGGTTCCTCATGGTtgagctgccctgcccagcagagGACACTGCCCAGGAGGCCAAGGGAGAGGAAAGCACATCTG CCAACAGTGATGACAATACAAATGAGAAGGAAACAAGCTTGAAAGAATTGGGTTTTCCACCTTCGGAGCAAAACTCAAATGCTTCAAATGTAGCATCTCAGCTCAAGCATGAGAATGACCAGCAGGATTCTACAGCTGACTGTTTAGTACCACCTACACAGGAGCAACCTGAACATTTGGTTTTTGCAAATGGTGTAGCTCAAGCAAATCACCTTGTGGATTACCAGGAGAATAATCTTTCTGATGGAACTGTCCCCCTGATGCAAGACTCTGACTCTGAACTTCCCACAGAAAAATTACACCACAAAAACTGTGCAGACGGTAAAAAGGAAGATGACACAAAAGGATCTAAGGAAGGGAAGATCAGTCTCATGGGGACTTCTCTTTCTCAGAACGCAGAGGTGGAGAATCACAAATATGACACGAAGAAAAGCACTGCAGCacctctttccctttcttctgcCGTGTGTTCTGAGGGCCCTGACTGTCACTCCACGGTGGTCCTGCAGGACAGTGACATTTCTCACCTCATTGATGAAGTGTCTCTCTCGACTGAGAGCGAGCTGGACAGCGCTGTGTCCACTCTCATGGGGCAGCTCGATGGCACAGATGACCAAACTCCCCTTCCCCCTGTCTCCAGCCCCCacggcagcagcagccagaccCCCAGGGTGGGGGCTGCAGTCCCACACGTGTTTGCTGCAGACCTGAGCAGCCCCTGTAGGCACAACTTCACTCCCACAAAATCCAACAAATCCTCTTTATTCTCCACTCCGGACACAGCCATGTTCTCCAGCCTGGAGGATGCAGAGTATTCCACCTACACAATTATCCACGAGGCATCTCCAGCTTCTGAATGTAAGAGCCACGGGGCATTAGTTTGCAAGAAAAGATTAAATAATCTAGAGAGTAACTTGCCTGGCTCTTGTTCTTCATCCCTCTCTTTGCTAAATGCAAATCCCAAAAGGAACTGTGCTACAAAATCTGGACCAAGCTGGGAAGCCCCCGAGTGTACCAGCTCCTTTGGTTCCAACAGCCTGATCTTTGAGGAGGCACTGGGACCCCCTGTCCCTGGGGAGCGCTcggacagcagcagcctgcaggagGTGGACGGGGACCGCCAGGACCTGCTGGTCACGGCCCGTGAGTACCGACGGGAGGACATGAGCCAGCTGGCCTCTCCCGTGAGCCTGCGGCAGCGGCAGGAGCCGGGGCACGGGGCTGGCAGGACCTCAGGGAGCTGTGAcagcgctggggctgtgtggcagcagcccTCGGGGAAGCGCCAGGCTGCAGTGCGtgtcccccagcacagcccagcctgccccctGCTCCCGGGGGCTCTGCCATTCCCCCCACACCCGGCcatccagcagagcagcccctgcaaGTCCAAGAGTCTGGGAGACCTGACCTCGGAGGACATTTCCTGCAACTTTGAGAGCAAGTACCAGTACATCAGCAGGAGCTTCATCTCCTCGGGCTTGAGGGACAGGAAGGCGGCTGCCATGCGGGGCGTGAGACCGCACTCCACGGACGCGCTGACGGAGCAGCTGCGGaggctgctggccctggagcaggaggagagccGGGAGCCGCTGTGCCCCTGGCAGCCAGCACAGGACAGCCGGGAGCCgctgtgcccttggcagccAGCACAGGAGGACAGCCCGTacccctggcagcagcaggaggacagCCGGGAGCCGCTGTGCCCCCGGCAGCAGGAGGACAGCCCGTGCCCCCGGCAGCAGGAGGACAGCCCGTGTCCCCGGCAGCAGGAGGACAGCCCGTGTCCCCGGCAGCAGCCGGACGAGCCGTGCCCGCGGGCACTGGTCAGGAAGCTGTCGTCCCGCAGCCAGAGCCGGGTGCGGAACATCGCCAGCCGCGCCCGGGAGCGGCAGGAGGCGGCGGGCCGGCCCAGgccgagcggcggcggggccgtgcccgccgTGGTGCTGCGGAGCAGGGCCGGGCCGCCGCCGCTCGCCGCCAACCGGCACTCCACCGGCTCCTGCATCGGCTCCTACCTGCGCGGCCTGCACGGCTGCCCCGCCGAGCGCCGCGGCGTGCCCGAGGGAGCCTGTGCCGGCCTCGGCTGCGCCGAgctgccgctgccgcccgccgcccccgaGCAGCCCGAGGTCTATTTCCTGCTCCGGCTCTAG
- the PLCH1 gene encoding 1-phosphatidylinositol 4,5-bisphosphate phosphodiesterase eta-1 isoform X1 has translation MSSWSLEKKSCPQYCRHFLADNGAFHVERCMSVMQSGTQMVKLKSGTKGLVRLFYLDEHRSCIRWRPSRKSEKAKIVIDSIYKVSEGRQSELFHRHAEGSFEPSCCFTIYHGSHLESLDLITANPEEARTWVTGLKYLLAGISDEDSLAKRQRTHDHWVKQTFEEADKNGDGLLTIEEIHQLMHKLNVSLPRRKVRQMFQEADTDENQGTLNFEEFSVFYKMMSLRRDLYLLLLSYSDKKDHLTAEELAQFLRVEQKMNNVTPEYCLDIIQKFEVSEENKKQNVLGIEGFTRFMRSPACEVCNPLHRHVHQDMQQPLCHYFIASSHNTYLSGDQLLSQSRAEMYARVLQAGCRCVEVDCWDGPDGEPVVHHGYTLTSKILFRDVAETINKYAFIKNEFPVILSIENHCSIQQQKKIAQYLKEIFGDKLDLSSVSTGDPRQLPSPQDLKGKILVKGKKLPCSLGADAEEGEVSEEDSADEIEDDCKLKPCFSNGATQHQVESFIRTKLESLLKESQIRDKEDPDSFTVRALLKATHQSFSGNLKQNLDTKEGGKKSHGRSLMGNFGKHKRAAKAAAKAHSASDDEDGQQHPPGKEPGQPHSRLARRRKTVKLCRALSDLVVYTNSVAAQDIVDDGSTGNVLSFSETRAHQAVQQKAEQFMLYNQRQLTRVYPSAYRIDSSNFNPVPYWNVGCQLVALNYQSEGRVMQLNEAKFRVNGNCGYVLKPQQMCKGTFNPYSADPLPASPKKQLILKIISGQQLPKPPDSMLGDRGEIIDPFVEVEIIGLPVDCCKDQTRVVDDNGFNPVWEETLTFTIHMPEIALVRFLVWDHDPIGRDFVGQRTVAFSSLVPGYRHVYLEGLTEASIFVHIIINETYGKWSPLILNPSYTIMHFLGATKGKQLMGLRGLFSKAPKAGSAEAGGHHVRKRSIGERILRRTASAPAKGRKKSKMGFLEAAEIKDSASEPADLKDKEGVVRRPKRSSQARPASMPVDRFLMVELPCPAEDTAQEAKGEESTSANSDDNTNEKETSLKELGFPPSEQNSNASNVASQLKHENDQQDSTADCLVPPTQEQPEHLVFANGVAQANHLVDYQENNLSDGTVPLMQDSDSELPTEKLHHKNCADGKKEDDTKGSKEGKISLMGTSLSQNAEVENHKYDTKKSTAAPLSLSSAVCSEGPDCHSTVVLQDSDISHLIDEVSLSTESELDSAVSTLMGQLDGTDDQTPLPPVSSPHGSSSQTPRVGAAVPHVFAADLSSPCRHNFTPTKSNKSSLFSTPDTAMFSSLEDAEYSTYTIIHEASPASECKSHGALVCKKRLNNLESNLPGSCSSSLSLLNANPKRNCATKSGPSWEAPECTSSFGSNSLIFEEALGPPVPGERSDSSSLQEVDGDRQDLLVTAREYRREDMSQLASPVSLRQRQEPGHGAGRTSGSCDSAGAVWQQPSGKRQAAVRVPQHSPACPLLPGALPFPPHPAIQQSSPCKSKSLGDLTSEDISCNFESKYQYISRSFISSGLRDRKAAAMRGVRPHSTDALTEQLRRLLALEQEESREPLCPWQPAQDSREPLCPWQPAQEDSPYPWQQQEDSREPLCPRQQEDSPCPRQQEDSPCPRQQEDSPCPRQQPDEPCPRALVRKLSSRSQSRVRNIASRARERQEAAGRPRPSGGGAVPAVVLRSRAGPPPLAANRHSTGSCIGSYLRGLHGCPAERRGVPEGACAGLGCAELPLPPAAPEQPEVYFLLRL, from the exons TTGAAAGATGCATGAGTGTGATGCAGTCTGGGACGCAGATGGTGAAGCTGAAGAGTGGAACCAAGGGGCTGGTCCGTCTCTTCTACCTGGACGagcacaggagctgcatccGATGGAGGCCCTCCCGCAAGAGCGAAAAGGCAAAAA TTGTCATCGACTCCATTTACAAAGTCAGCGAGGGCCGGCAGTCCGAGCTCTTCCACCGCCACGCCGAGGGCAGCTTcgagcccagctgctgcttcacGATTTACCACGGCAGCCACCTGGAGAGCCTGGACCTGATCACGGCCAACCCCGAGGAGGCTCGCACCTGGGTGACGGGGCTCAAGTACCTCCTGGCCGGGATCAGCGACGAGGACTCGCTCGCCAAGCGCCAGAGAACGCACGACCA CTGGGTGAAGCAGACCTTCGAGGAGGCTGACAAGAACGGGGACGGGCTGCTGACCATCGAGGAGATCCACCAGCTGATGCACAAGCTGAACGTCAGCCTGCCCCGCAGGAAGGTCCGACAGATGTTCCAG GAAGCAGACACAGATGAGAACCAAGGAACCCTGAACTTTGAAGAATTCTCAGTGTTTTACAAGATGATGTCCTTGCGTCGGGATCTCTACCTGCTGCTGCTAAGCTACAGTGACAAGAAGGATCATCTCACTGCTGAGGAGCTGGCCCAGTTCCTGAGGGTGGAACAGAAG ATGAATAATGTGACACCAGAATATTGTCTGGACATCATACAGAAGTTTGAAGTgtcagaagaaaacaagaagcaAAATGTTCTTGGGATTGAAG GCTTCACCCGCTTCATGCGCAGCCCGGCGTGCGAGGTGTGCAACCCGCTGCACCGCCACGTGCACCAGGACATgcagcagcccctgtgccaCTACTTCATCGCCTCCTCCCACAACACCTACCTGAGCGGGGACCAGCTGCTCTCCCAGTCCCGGGCCGAGATGTACGCGCGCGTGCTGCAGGCCGGCTGCCGCTGCGTCGAAG TGGATTGCTGGGATGGCCCAGATGGGGAGCCAGTGGTGCACCATGGCTACACCCTGACTTCCAAAATCCTCTTCCGGGACGTGGCAGAAACCATCAATAAATACGCCTTCATCAAAAACGA GTTCCCAGTGATCCTGTCCATTGAAAACCACTGCAGTATTCAACAGCAAAAGAAGATCGCCCAGTACCTCAAGGAGATATTTGGTGACAAACTGGACTTGTCATCTGTGAGCACTGGAGATCCCAGACAGCTTCCCAGCCCTCAggatttaaaagggaaaatcctAGTGAAG gGTAAGAAGTTGCCCTGCAGCCTTGGAGCAGATGCTGAGGAAGGAGAGGTTTCAGAAGAGGACAGTGCTGATGAAATTGAGGATGACTGCAAATTAAAGCCCTGCTTT AGCAACGGTGCAACCCAGCACCAGGTGGAATCTTTTATACGAACGAAACTGGAGTCTCTGCTAAAAGAATCCCAGATCAGGGACAAAGAGGATCCTGACAGCTTCACTGTGAGAGCCCTGCTGAAGGCAACTCACCAGAGTTTCAGTGGGAACCTGAAGCAG AACTTGGACACAAAAGAAGGTGGAAAAAAGTCTCATGGTCGATCATTAATGGGGAACTTCGGTAAACACAAG AGAGCTGCAAAGGCAGCGGCCAAAGCCCACAGCGCCTCGGACGATGAGGATGGCCAGCAGCACCCCCCGGGCAAGGAGCCGGGCCAGCCCCACAG CAGGCTCGCCCGCCGCAGGAAGACAGTGAAGCTGTGCCGGGCCCTGTCGGACCTGGTGGTGTACACCAACTCCGTGGCAGCCCAGGACATCGTGGATGATG GCTCCACAGGGAACGTGCTGTCCTTCAGTGAGACCAGAGCCCACcaggcagtgcagcagaagGCTGAGCAGTTCATGCTGTACAACCAGAGGCAGCTGACCAGGGTCTACCCCTCAGCCTACCGGATCGACTCCAGCAACTTCAACCCTGTTCCTTACTGGAATGTGGGCTGCCAGTTAG TGGCTCTAAACTACCAGTCTGAGGGACGTGTGATGCAGTTAAATGAAGCAAAATTCAGGGTAAATGGCAACTGTGGTTATGTCCTCAAACCTCAGCAGATGTGCAAAG GCACATTCAACCCCTACTCTGCTGATCCGCTTCCTGCCAGCCCTAAGAAGCAGCTTATTCTGAAGATCATCagtgggcagcagctccccaagCCTCCTGACTCAATGCTGGGGGACAGAGGAGAG ATAATAGATCCATTTGTTGAGGTGGAGATTATTGGGTTACCTGTTGACTGCTGTAAAGATCAGACCAGGGTGGTGGATGACAATG GGTTCAATCCTGTGTGGGAGGAGACCCTCACCTTCACCATCCACATGCCCGAAATTGCCCTGGTGCGGTTCCTCGTCTGGGACCACGATCCCATCGGGAGAGACTTTGTGGGGCAGAGAACTGTGGCCTTCAGCAGCCTCGTGCCTG GCTATCGCCACGTGTATTTAGAAGGACTGACAGAAGCTTCCATCTTTGTTCACATAATCATTAATGAGACCTATGGAAAG TGGAGCCCTTTAATCCTCAATCCCAGTTACACAATAATGCACTTTCTAGGAGCCACAAAG GGCAAGCAGCTGATGGGGCTCCGAGGGCTGTTCTCCAAGGCGCCCAAGGCGGGCAGCGCCGAGGCCGGCGGGCACCACGTGCGCAAGCGCTCCATCGGCGAGCGCATCCTGCGGCGCACGGCCAGCGCCCCGGCCAAGGGCAGGAAGAAGAGCAAGATGGGCTTCCTGGAGGCTGCTGAGATTAAGGACAGTGCCTCTGAGCCTGCAGACCTGAAGGACAAGGAAGGGGTGGTGCGGCGGCCGAAGCGCAGCTCGCAGGCACGTCCCGCGTCCATGCCCGTGGACAGGTTCCTCATGGTtgagctgccctgcccagcagagGACACTGCCCAGGAGGCCAAGGGAGAGGAAAGCACATCTG CCAACAGTGATGACAATACAAATGAGAAGGAAACAAGCTTGAAAGAATTGGGTTTTCCACCTTCGGAGCAAAACTCAAATGCTTCAAATGTAGCATCTCAGCTCAAGCATGAGAATGACCAGCAGGATTCTACAGCTGACTGTTTAGTACCACCTACACAGGAGCAACCTGAACATTTGGTTTTTGCAAATGGTGTAGCTCAAGCAAATCACCTTGTGGATTACCAGGAGAATAATCTTTCTGATGGAACTGTCCCCCTGATGCAAGACTCTGACTCTGAACTTCCCACAGAAAAATTACACCACAAAAACTGTGCAGACGGTAAAAAGGAAGATGACACAAAAGGATCTAAGGAAGGGAAGATCAGTCTCATGGGGACTTCTCTTTCTCAGAACGCAGAGGTGGAGAATCACAAATATGACACGAAGAAAAGCACTGCAGCacctctttccctttcttctgcCGTGTGTTCTGAGGGCCCTGACTGTCACTCCACGGTGGTCCTGCAGGACAGTGACATTTCTCACCTCATTGATGAAGTGTCTCTCTCGACTGAGAGCGAGCTGGACAGCGCTGTGTCCACTCTCATGGGGCAGCTCGATGGCACAGATGACCAAACTCCCCTTCCCCCTGTCTCCAGCCCCCacggcagcagcagccagaccCCCAGGGTGGGGGCTGCAGTCCCACACGTGTTTGCTGCAGACCTGAGCAGCCCCTGTAGGCACAACTTCACTCCCACAAAATCCAACAAATCCTCTTTATTCTCCACTCCGGACACAGCCATGTTCTCCAGCCTGGAGGATGCAGAGTATTCCACCTACACAATTATCCACGAGGCATCTCCAGCTTCTGAATGTAAGAGCCACGGGGCATTAGTTTGCAAGAAAAGATTAAATAATCTAGAGAGTAACTTGCCTGGCTCTTGTTCTTCATCCCTCTCTTTGCTAAATGCAAATCCCAAAAGGAACTGTGCTACAAAATCTGGACCAAGCTGGGAAGCCCCCGAGTGTACCAGCTCCTTTGGTTCCAACAGCCTGATCTTTGAGGAGGCACTGGGACCCCCTGTCCCTGGGGAGCGCTcggacagcagcagcctgcaggagGTGGACGGGGACCGCCAGGACCTGCTGGTCACGGCCCGTGAGTACCGACGGGAGGACATGAGCCAGCTGGCCTCTCCCGTGAGCCTGCGGCAGCGGCAGGAGCCGGGGCACGGGGCTGGCAGGACCTCAGGGAGCTGTGAcagcgctggggctgtgtggcagcagcccTCGGGGAAGCGCCAGGCTGCAGTGCGtgtcccccagcacagcccagcctgccccctGCTCCCGGGGGCTCTGCCATTCCCCCCACACCCGGCcatccagcagagcagcccctgcaaGTCCAAGAGTCTGGGAGACCTGACCTCGGAGGACATTTCCTGCAACTTTGAGAGCAAGTACCAGTACATCAGCAGGAGCTTCATCTCCTCGGGCTTGAGGGACAGGAAGGCGGCTGCCATGCGGGGCGTGAGACCGCACTCCACGGACGCGCTGACGGAGCAGCTGCGGaggctgctggccctggagcaggaggagagccGGGAGCCGCTGTGCCCCTGGCAGCCAGCACAGGACAGCCGGGAGCCgctgtgcccttggcagccAGCACAGGAGGACAGCCCGTacccctggcagcagcaggaggacagCCGGGAGCCGCTGTGCCCCCGGCAGCAGGAGGACAGCCCGTGCCCCCGGCAGCAGGAGGACAGCCCGTGTCCCCGGCAGCAGGAGGACAGCCCGTGTCCCCGGCAGCAGCCGGACGAGCCGTGCCCGCGGGCACTGGTCAGGAAGCTGTCGTCCCGCAGCCAGAGCCGGGTGCGGAACATCGCCAGCCGCGCCCGGGAGCGGCAGGAGGCGGCGGGCCGGCCCAGgccgagcggcggcggggccgtgcccgccgTGGTGCTGCGGAGCAGGGCCGGGCCGCCGCCGCTCGCCGCCAACCGGCACTCCACCGGCTCCTGCATCGGCTCCTACCTGCGCGGCCTGCACGGCTGCCCCGCCGAGCGCCGCGGCGTGCCCGAGGGAGCCTGTGCCGGCCTCGGCTGCGCCGAgctgccgctgccgcccgccgcccccgaGCAGCCCGAGGTCTATTTCCTGCTCCGGCTCTAG